In Chthoniobacterales bacterium, a single window of DNA contains:
- a CDS encoding glycoside hydrolase family 2 TIM barrel-domain containing protein, whose protein sequence is MKIRAAILVFGLFAMAFIASAAPLREDSNFNREWKFLVGDQPGAEAAAFDDSKWDAIGLPHSFSIPYFAAQKFYVGYGWYRKQFEAPSSWAGKRVFLEFEGAFQDAEIFVNSQRVGGHQGGYTGFSLDISKALKPGNNVVAVRLNNFWNGQLAPRAGEHVFSGGIYRDVHLVVTDPLHVAWYGTAVTTPQVSKESGTVNVKTEIVNDSDVSKSATVQTAVLDASGAQVAAMESKQTVPAGKTLIFDQTSKPVANPKLWSPQTPNLYTVKTTVLDAGKPVDDFTSPLGFRWFKFTADQGFFLNGEHVYFKGANVHQDHAGWGDAVTNAGFERDVKLIKDAGFDFIRGSHYPHDPAFAEACDHEGILFWSENSFWGTGGFKGDGYWNCSAYPVKAEDEKPFEESVKASLRDMIRIHRNHPSIVVWSMSNEPFFSDKAVMPKVREFLKQLVAYSHELDPTRPAAVGGAQRGEIDKLGDIAGYNGDGARLREYLNPGVASVVSEYGSTSSDRPGKYEPGWGDLQPEKFAWRSGEVIWCGFDHGSIAGRKFGAMGLVDYFRLPKRAWYWYRNEYAKIPAPEWPAEGTPAALKLSTDKTTLKSVDGTDDAQLIVTVVDKAGKAISNCPPVALTVESGPGEFPTGPAITFDPQSDIAIRDGQAAIEFRSYYAGQSVIRASSPGLTDATLTITSEGQPVFISGQTPLVRPRAYVRFEEKSDTTGSTTTFGRENPTRSSSEAPGHSARFANDGNPASFWQSADVRPNAWWQADLERIVVIEKIALTFPDASNYRYRVEVSQDGVSWKPAVDQTGATATSKDRTDKTSPGATGRFVRVTFTGTPVGKPAALAEAQFTGHLTQ, encoded by the coding sequence ATGAAGATTAGAGCCGCCATCCTCGTTTTTGGCCTCTTCGCCATGGCATTCATAGCGTCCGCCGCGCCGCTTCGGGAGGATTCCAATTTTAATCGCGAGTGGAAATTTCTCGTCGGTGATCAGCCTGGCGCAGAGGCCGCCGCCTTTGATGATTCAAAATGGGACGCCATCGGTCTTCCGCACTCGTTCAGCATTCCCTACTTCGCGGCGCAGAAATTTTACGTCGGCTACGGCTGGTATCGAAAGCAGTTTGAAGCTCCATCGTCGTGGGCAGGAAAGCGGGTATTTTTGGAATTTGAGGGCGCGTTTCAAGACGCGGAAATCTTTGTCAATAGTCAGCGCGTGGGCGGGCACCAGGGCGGCTACACGGGCTTCTCGCTGGACATCTCCAAGGCACTGAAGCCCGGCAACAATGTCGTCGCGGTGCGGCTGAACAACTTCTGGAATGGCCAGCTCGCGCCGCGTGCCGGCGAGCATGTTTTCAGCGGCGGCATCTATCGCGATGTACATCTGGTTGTCACCGATCCGTTGCACGTGGCGTGGTATGGCACTGCTGTCACCACGCCGCAGGTCTCGAAGGAGTCGGGCACCGTGAACGTGAAAACGGAAATCGTGAATGACTCCGACGTCTCAAAATCCGCAACGGTGCAGACCGCCGTCCTCGATGCGAGCGGCGCACAGGTGGCGGCGATGGAGTCCAAGCAAACTGTGCCAGCAGGCAAGACGCTTATCTTCGATCAGACCAGCAAACCTGTCGCCAACCCAAAACTGTGGAGTCCGCAGACGCCGAATCTTTACACGGTGAAAACCACGGTGCTCGACGCAGGTAAACCTGTGGACGACTTCACCTCGCCGCTCGGCTTCCGCTGGTTCAAGTTTACCGCCGATCAGGGATTTTTCCTCAATGGAGAGCACGTTTATTTCAAGGGAGCCAATGTGCATCAGGATCACGCGGGCTGGGGCGACGCGGTGACGAACGCGGGGTTTGAGCGCGACGTGAAGTTGATCAAAGACGCGGGTTTCGATTTCATCCGCGGCTCGCATTATCCGCACGACCCGGCCTTCGCGGAGGCCTGCGACCACGAGGGAATTCTGTTTTGGTCGGAGAACAGTTTCTGGGGCACGGGCGGGTTTAAGGGCGACGGCTATTGGAATTGCAGCGCCTACCCGGTGAAGGCGGAGGATGAAAAGCCGTTCGAGGAAAGTGTGAAGGCCAGCCTGCGCGACATGATCCGCATCCATCGCAACCATCCGAGCATCGTCGTCTGGAGCATGAGCAATGAGCCGTTTTTCTCCGACAAAGCAGTCATGCCGAAGGTGCGCGAATTCCTCAAACAACTCGTGGCGTATTCGCACGAACTGGACCCAACACGCCCGGCTGCCGTCGGCGGTGCGCAGCGCGGGGAAATCGACAAACTCGGTGACATCGCCGGCTACAACGGCGACGGCGCGCGTCTTCGCGAATACCTGAACCCCGGCGTCGCCAGCGTCGTCAGCGAATATGGTTCCACTTCTTCGGACCGTCCCGGCAAATACGAGCCGGGCTGGGGCGATCTGCAGCCGGAAAAATTTGCGTGGCGCAGCGGCGAGGTCATTTGGTGCGGCTTTGATCACGGCAGCATCGCGGGGAGGAAGTTCGGCGCGATGGGCTTGGTCGATTACTTCCGCCTGCCGAAGCGCGCATGGTATTGGTATCGCAACGAATACGCGAAAATCCCAGCGCCGGAGTGGCCAGCCGAGGGCACGCCTGCGGCACTGAAGTTGAGCACCGACAAGACGACTTTGAAAAGCGTGGATGGCACGGACGACGCGCAACTCATCGTCACGGTCGTGGACAAGGCAGGGAAAGCGATCAGCAACTGCCCGCCAGTGGCGCTGACGGTGGAATCCGGTCCGGGTGAATTTCCGACTGGCCCGGCCATTACGTTTGATCCGCAGTCGGACATCGCCATTCGCGACGGTCAGGCTGCGATCGAGTTCCGCTCGTATTACGCTGGGCAGAGTGTCATTCGCGCGTCTTCGCCGGGTTTGACGGACGCCACGCTCACCATCACCTCCGAAGGCCAGCCCGTCTTTATATCTGGGCAAACGCCACTCGTGAGGCCACGCGCCTATGTGCGCTTTGAGGAAAAATCGGACACGACTGGAAGCACGACGACATTTGGCCGCGAGAATCCCACACGCTCGAGCAGCGAGGCTCCCGGCCACAGCGCCCGGTTCGCCAACGACGGAAATCCAGCTTCCTTTTGGCAATCCGCTGATGTCCGCCCCAATGCGTGGTGGCAGGCCGATCTCGAGCGCATCGTGGTGATTGAAAAAATCGCGCTCACGTTTCCCGATGCCAGCAATTACCGCTACCGCGTCGAAGTGTCGCAGGATGGCGTGAGTTGGAAACCCGCCGTCGATCAGACTGGCGCGACCGCAACATCGAAAGATCGCACTGACAAAACTTCGCCCGGCGCTACGGGGCGCTTCGTGCGCGTCACTTTTACCGGCACTCCTGTCGGCAAACCAGCCGCGCTCGCAGAAGCGCAATTCACCGGACATCTCACTCAATGA